The Pogona vitticeps strain Pit_001003342236 chromosome 3, PviZW2.1, whole genome shotgun sequence genome includes a window with the following:
- the LOC144587905 gene encoding uncharacterized protein LOC144587905, translating to MPLTRSQMAEMSDVKDPQIDQGSEEEFGSVQGDSTGEQDPELRKILLAQQHELRVREMEIRRKERAEICQAEADAKKRGMAMRIKEMELKHQIRLVQLELKFLNKFINNLSGEEMSKKEKYEAQVRQSEQDLEKYTQQKDIKLKEIRDKTEEKVKEIKARAEEEILQIRAEFEAKQKELDLRIKGKSQQGGGAHGEGKPSGMKPSPQNLEGKPKQEERESKYTRKCYFCQGKGHLISECEKLKQLKGMVPQNSSGTKPKAVFCVQQEQGSVSQREPVAMATQSGTATYAEQAEENGPLVEVKRCLLIKTESQLFETAGVDVGILDRQYRGLRDTCSQVTLCHPDIIPREFIIPNESIKVAGIEGQVISLPVAEVPVNFQGWRGDWRIAISSTLPAAVLVGNDLAEHVKRVLVITRSQATTGTVQGGNDEPETEAEGSSEAVVETLTTDSRFGQEQKADATLQKCFEQVTDAQLTPETPVRFLEKKGILYRETPRNISKGGDGIRSQLVVPEKYRPMILQRGHSDMFAAHLGVKGPLDLIKQIWEQITQDDPQDVVTYIDTLMNDLRRNLELAAENLQAQKVRQKTWYDHKARERHFDPGEEVLWLRPCRENKLQLKWAGPYRVISKMSDLNYLIEQEENQARRVVHVNALKPYYRGEQRVLFAIKAAESEEAELPFWEGRGEVKYNPEEVKISPALTQDQQQELKMLLSKYQQVFSNKPGIVKGVMHRIHTGDAPPQAVSPYRVTGPYRDKVRKELDEMLRENIIVPSSSPWSSPIVLVDKPDGSIRFCVDYRKLNRVTTPDAYPMPRLDNLIETIGGCRFISSLDLVKGYWQLRIDPRDQEKTAFCSPFGLYEFRVLSFGLRNAPATFQRLMDQTLAGLSDFTVAYIDDIGIFSNTREDHLIHLELVLQRLSAAGLTVKASKCQLGSPEIKYLGHKVGGGVIKPLEAKIEAVRDWPRPNTKKKVKSFLGLVGYYRKFIPRFSEIAAPLTDLTRKKADDRIPWTNDCEAAFQRLKKALINYPVLRAPDFDREFIIYTDASNSGVGAVLCQEDENGGQHPVSYLSRKLQKGL from the exons atgcccttgactcgaagccagatggcagaaatgagtgatgtaaAAGACCCCcaaattgaccaaggttctgaggaggaatttggctcagtgcaaggtgacagcacaggagagcaagacccagaactcagaaaaatactcctagcccaacagcatgaactgagggtgagggaaatggaaatcagaagaaaagaaagagctgaaatctgtcaggcagaggcagatgccaagaaaaggggaatggccatgaggataaaagagatggaactgaaacaccaaattagactggtacaattggaattgaagttcctaaataagtttattaacaatttatcaggggaagaaatgtcaaagaaggaaaagtatgaggctcaggtcagacaaagtgagcaagatcttgaaaaatatactcagcaaaaagacattaaattaaaagaaatcagagataagactgaagaaaaagtaaaagagataaaagctagggctgaggaagaaattttacagatcagggctgagtttgaggccaagcaaaaggagctggatttgagaataaaagggaaaagccagcaagggggaggggcccatggtgaagggaagccctcaggcatgaaaccaagccctcagaatttggagggaaaacccaaacaggaggagagagaatcaaaatacaccagaaaatgctatttctgtcagggaaagggtcatctgatctcagagtgtgagaaattgaagcagctaaaaggaatggtgcctcagaattctagtgggaccaagccaaaagctgtgttctgtgtccagcaagagcaaggctcagtgtcacagagggagcctgttgccatggctactcagtctggaacagctacctatgctgagcaggctgaggaaaatggtcctcttgtggaggtaaagcgctgcttgctgataaaaacagagtctcagttgtttgagacagccggggtggacgtaggaatacttgaccgtcagtatagggggctgcgggacacttgttcccaggtaaccctgtgccatcccgatatcattccccgggagtttataatcccaaatgagagcataaaggtagcaggtattgaggggcaggtaatctctctgccagtagcagaggtacctgtcaactttcaaggctggaggggagattggcggatagcgatttcatctactctgccagcagccgtgctcgtgggaaatgacctggctgaacatgtgaaaagggtgctagtgattacacgctcacaagccaccacggggacagttcaggggggtaatgatgagccagagacggaagcagaggggagttcagaagctgtggtggaaaccttaaccacagacagcagatttggacaggagcagaaggcagacgccactctccaaaagtgttttgaacaggtgactgacgcccagctaacacctgaaaccccagtgagatttctggagaaaaaggggattttatatagagaaaccccgaggaatatctcaaaagggggagatgggatcagaagtcagctggtggtacctgaaaagtatcgccccatgatcttacaaaggggtcactctgacatgtttgctgcacacttaggggtgaaagggccccttgatttgatcaaacaaatttgggagcagatcacccaggatgacccacaagacgttgtgacatacatagacaccttgatgaatgacctaaggagaaatctagagctggcagcagaaaacctgcaagctcagaaggtcagacagaaaacatggtatgaccacaaagctagagagaggcactttgacccaggggaggaagtgctttggcttaggccctgcagagagaataaactgcagctcaaatgggcaggaccatatagggtcatttccaagatgtcagacctgaactacctaatagagcaggaggagaaccaagcaaggagggtggttcatgtgaatgccctaaaaccctactacagaggggaacagagggttttattcgcgataaaagcagctgagagtgaggaagctgaattacccttctgggagggtagaggggaagtaaaatacaacccagaggaggtaaagatcagtcctgcactcacccaagaccagcagcaagaactaaaaatgctgcttagtaaatatcaacaggtgttttctaacaagccggggatagtgaagggagtgatgcatcggatccacacaggggatgcacccccgcaggcagtatccccataccgagtaacgggaccctatagggacaaggtgcggaaggagctggacgagatgctgagggagaatataatcgtcccctcttctagtccttggtcctctccgatagtccttgtggacaagcctgatgggagcattaggttttgtgttgattacaggaaattaaaccgtgtaaccactcctgatgcctacccaatgcccaggctagacaacctgattgaaaccatagggggttgtcggttcatctcatcattggacctggtaaagggatattggcaattaagaattgatcccagggatcaagaaaaaactgccttttgcagcccttttggtctctatgagtttcgagtcctgagctttggtctcagaaatgcaccagccacattccaaaggctgatggaccagaccttggcagggctcagtgactttacagtggcctacattgatgacatagggatcttcagtaatacccgggaagatcacctgatacacctggagttagtgctgcagaggttaagtgcagcagggctaacagtaaaggccagcaagtgtcagctgggtagcccagaaataaaatacttgggtcacaaggtagggggaggagtgataaaacccctggaggccaaaatagaagctgttcgtgattggcccagacccaacaccaagaaaaaagtcaaatcatttcttgggttggtgggctactacagaaagttcatcccgaggtttagcgagattgcggctccgctgaccgatctgacgaggaagaaggctgatgaccgcatcccgtggaccaacgactgtgaggcggcgttccagaggttgaagaaggcgttaatcaactatcctgtcctgcgtgctccagacttcgaccgggagttcatcatctacaccgatgcgtctaacagcggggtaggagcagttctgtgccaggaggatgagaatggtggccagcatccagtgtcctacctgagtaggaaacttcaaaaag gactatga